The region CTAAACCATAAATAGCTCCGGTTTCCATTTCTAAATTAGTCATTCTAGTTCCATTAAAATTAAAAGCATCCATTTTGGTATTTAATTCAGGATCTTGAATATTTAAACGTAAAACACGACCTTGAGGACCATAAAATCCACCTGCAGTTCCGGTAAAACCTTTAAAGATTTGATTACTTTCAAATTTTTTAATTAAAGCATCACTTCCAGCAATAACATAAGGGCGCCCTTTTTTCAAATCCCAATTGGTTTGAGCTATGAAAGCTTCTTCCATTTCTTTTTCAGAAATACTATCAATAAGGTAAGAACGTAACATATTATCTAATCCCAATCCATAAGCACTCATAACCATTGAATCTACTGGAATATCCGCTTGTAAAGACCCCGAAGTTCCAACACGTACAATATTTAAAGACGTTAATTCATCTTTAACTGTTCTTGTATTCAAATCGATATTGACAAGAGCGTCTAATTCATTCATAACAATGTCAATATTATCAGGACCAATTCCCGTAGACATTACTGTAATTCTTTTCCCTTTATAAGTACCGGTTTGCGTTTTAAATTCACGTTTTTGAGTATTAAACTCGATAGAATCGAAATGTTTTGTGATTTTTTCAACTCTATTTTGGTCACCAACAAAAATGATATCTTTTGCAATTTGCTCTGGTTTTAAATTGATGTGATAAACACTTCCGTCTGGGTTTAATATTAATTCTGAACTTTGTATCATAATTTAGTTTGTTTAAAAATTGAACTTGTTTTCAGTTGTGCTGTTGTTGTTTATCCGCCAACTCGTTTAGTTTTAAACCCTTTATCTTTTAAAAATTGCATAATTTTTTCTCTATAATCGCCTTGTAAAACAATTTCACCGTCTTTAATTCCTCCACCAACAGCAAATTTTGTTTTAATTTCTTTGGCTAAAAGTTTGAAATCTTCAGGTTCACCTTCATATCCAGAAATAATCGTTGTAGGCTTACCATTTCGTTTTTCATATTTACAAATCATCGGCTCTTTTTGAATGTACAATTCATGAACCATTTCTTCAGAAGTTTCTGGTTCTTTAGAGGGTATATGATCTGGAAAAAGTTTCTTAAGTTGTTCTTGTAAATCCATAATGTGTAAAGTTACAAAAAACAAATTCCAAATTCCAAAACATAAATGTCAGGAATTTGGAATCTGTTAAAAAGATTGTATTATTATTTTTTAATCAATCCTAATTCTATTAATCTTTCAGTTAAGAATTCACCAGCTGTGATATCTTCATATAACTTTGGATTATTTTCATCAATACATTCAGGCAAACAGTTTAACGACATGTCGCTTACTGGATGCATAAAAAATGGAATAGAGAAACGAGAAGTTCCCCACAATTCTCTTGGTGGATTAACTACTTGATGGATCGTAGATTTTAATTTGTTATTGGTATGTCTAGACAACATATCACCCACATTAATCATTAATTCATCTGGTTCTGCCATAGCATCAATCCATTCACCATCATGATTTTGTACTTGTAATCCTTTTCCTTGAGCCCCCATTAATAAAGTAATTAAATTAATGTCGCCATGAGCGGCTGCACGTACAGCACCATCTTTCGGCTCATCAGTGATAGGAGGGTAGTGAATAGGTCTTAAAATACTGTTTCCATCTTTGATAAAATTATCAAAATAAAACTCATCTAAGCCAATGTATAAAGCCAAAGCTCTTAATACATAAACTCCTGTTTTTTCTAGCATTTGATACGCTTCTTTACCTACAGAATTGAAATTAGGTAATTCCTTTACTTCCACATTGTCAGGATATTCACCAGCCCATTTTGAACCTTCTGAAACATACTGACCAAAATGCCAGAATTCTTTTAAATCACCAGCAGAACGACCTTTTGCATGTTCTTTTCCAAAAGAAACATAACCTCTTTGTCCGCCAATACCAGGGATTTCATACTTTGATTTTACCTCTAAAGGTAAATTGAAAAAATTACGCACTTCAGCATACAAATTTTCAACTAATTTGTCATCTAAGAAATGACCTTTTAATGCTACAAAGCCTATTTCAGAATAAGCTTTCCCGATTTCATTTACAAATTTTTGTTTGCGTACCGGATCATCCGATAGGAAATCACGCAAGTCTACACTTGGAATTTTTTGCATTTAAAAATTATTTGTTAATAACTACAAAGTTTACAATCACTTTGTATTACAAATGTATAGAATATTTTTTTTATATATTTTGAAAAGTTATTAACATTTAACATTTCCCTATTGAAACTATTTATAACAAAAGCTGTTTAAAATGTTATTTTTATTAATTTTGGAGCACAAACAAAGAATCCACAACATTCATGATTTTTGAACGACAAAATTTAAGCAACGAAGAATTAATTAGTTTATATAAAAAACTAACTAAACCAAGATTAATTGAAGAAAAAATGTTAATCCTTTTGAGACAAGGTAAAGTTTCAAAATGGTTTTCAGGTATAGGTCAAGAGGCAATTTCTGTTGGAATTACTGCGGCTTTGGATAAAGATGAATATATTTTACCCATGCACAGAAATTTAGGTGTATTCACAACTAGAGAAATTCCTTTGCATCGTTTATTTTCTCAATGGCAAGGAAAAAAATCGGGATTTACTAAAGGAAGAGATCGAAGTTTTCACTTTGGAACACAAGAATTTAATATTATTGGTATGATTTCCCATTTAGGTCCGCAAATGGGTGTGGCTGATGGAATAGCTTTAGCCAATAAATTAAAGAAGAATGGCAAAGTAACGGCAGTATTTACTGGTGAAGGTGCAACATCTGAAGGGGATTTTCACGAAGCTTTGAACGTGGCTTCTGTATGGGATTTACCAGTATTATTTGTTATTGAAAATAATGGATATGGCTTATCAACACCTACAAATGAGCAGTATAAATGTGAAAATTTAGCCGATAGAGGTGTTGGATATGGAATGGAAAGTCACATTATTGACGGAAATAATATTTTAGAAGTTTACACTAAAATTAAAGCTTTAAAAGCTTCCATGATAGAAAATCCACGTCCTGTTTTATTAGAATTTAAAACGTTTAGAATGCGTGGTCATGAAGAAGCAAGTGGTACCAAATATGTTCCTCAAGAATTGATGGATGTATGGGCTGAAAAAGATCCGATTGAAAATTTTAGAAACTATTTAAAATTAACAGCCGTACTATCAGAAGCATTGGATGAAGAAATTCGTGCTGAAATTAAGAAAGAAATAGATGAAAATTGGGCTATTACTCAAGCTGAACCTGAATTAGTGGCTAATTTAGATGAAGAATTAAATGATGTTTACAGACCTTATGAATTTGAATCGTTCAATCATTCAGAAGAAACAGAAAACATTCGAGTTATAGATGCGATTTCATCGGCGTTAAGTCAGTCTATGGAGCGTCATGAAAACTTAGTAATTATGGGACAAGATATTGCAGAATATGGTGGAGCCTTTAAAATTACAGAAGGTTTTGTTGACAAATTTGGAAAAGAGAGAGTTCGAAATACGCCAATTTGTGAAAGTGTTATTGTTTCTGCAGCAAATGGATTATCGATTAACGGACATAAGGCTGTTGTAGAAATGCAGTTTGCCGATTTTGTATCTTCTGGATTTAATCCAATTGTTAATTTATTAGCCAAACAACACTACCGCTGGGGTGAGAATTCAGATGTAGTAGTTCGTATGCCTTGTGGAGGTGGAACTCAAGCTGGACCATTCCATTCGCAAACTAATGAAGCTTGGTTTACTAAAACCCCAGGATTAAAAGTTGTTTATCCGGCCTTTCCATACGATGCAAAAGGTTTACTGAATACAGCAATAAATGACCCAAATCCTGTAATGTATTTTGAACACAAACAACTCTATAGAAGTGTTTATCAAGAGGTACCAAAAGATTATTACACTATACCATTTGGAAAAGCAGCTGTTTTAAATGAAGGTAATGAAGTAACAATAATTTCTTTTGGTGCAGGTGTACACTGGGCATTAGAAACATTGAAAAACAATCCGGAGATTTCAGCAGATTTAATTGATTTAAGATCATTACAACCTTTAGACTGGGAAACTATTTATGCTTCTGTAAAGAAAACAAATAGAGTAATCATTTTACAAGAAGATACTTTATTTGGTGGAATTGCAAGTGATATTTCATCTATGATCATGGAAAATTGTTTTGAATATTTAGATGCGCCTGTAAAAAGAGTGGGTAGTATTGAATCGGCAATTCCATTTATGAAAGCACTAGAAGACCAATATTTACCTAAAGGAAGATTTGAAAAAGAATTGAAAGAATTATTGGCATATTAATAATTTTTAAATAAAATTATTTAAAAAAGGCATCAAATTTGATGCTTTTTTTTTTAAAACCAAACAAATGAAATCAAACTTCTACTTTACTTTTATCCTTATACTTTTATCTTGTACATCAAAAAATGAGTCTGTAAAAACTACTCTTAAAAAAAGAATTGTTGGAATTCAACCCTATGAAAATATTTCTATAGCAGAAACTAAAAAAATAGCACAAGCATTAGATAGTTTTTATGGATGTAAATCCATTGTTTTACCCCCAATTAAACATGATAAAAAATCATTTATTTCTATAAAATCTCCAAGATATAGAGCTGACAGCATTATTAGATTTCAAAATAGAACAATTCCTTCTCATGTTGATTATATAGTGGGAGTGACCAATTCAGATATTTCTACAACAAAACATGATACAAAAGGGAATATTGAAAAACCAACATGGAAATATTCCGATTTTGGTGTTATGGGATTAGCTTACAGACCGGGAAATAGTGCCATTATTTCAACATTTAGATTAAAACATAAAAACAAAAAATTAGCCTTTACACGTTTTAAGAAAGTTACCATTCATGAATTTGGTCATAATTTAGGATTACCTCATTGTCCAAATAAAAAATGTGTTATGACGGCTGCAGCAGAAAAAATCTCCACAATTGATAATGAAAATTTAGCACTTTGCAAGTCTTGTAAAAATAAAATAAATTAAAATTTATACTATAATAATTATACAAACTTAATTTTTTAATTATTTTTTTTATTTATTCAATAAAAATATGTGAAAAATTAAAGTTCATTGCATATATATCAAAAAAATAGCTGAAATTGCATGTTATTAATGTGTTGATTTAGTAAATTAGACTAATTATTAAATATTATTCAATAAATAAAACTTTTTTTTTAATTATATAAAATAATATTGAATAATAATTAAGAATAATATTTGTATATTGTTGCTAAATTAGTATATTTATGCAAAATTTATATATATGGATGTTTTAAGTTGCCCGAAATGTCAAAATACAACTGTTGTAAAAAGTGGAATCATTAAAGATCGACAACGTTATTTGTGTAAAAAATGCAATTATTATTTTACCGTAAATAAACTTGGTAAAAAGATAGATGATTACTATGTTACAAAGGCATTACAGTTGTATTTAGAAGGATTAAGTTATAGAGAAATTGAACGAATTATAGGGGTATCACATGTATCAATCAGTAATTGGGTAAAGGAATTTAAAATTAAAAAACCACCACATCCAAATTACCATCCAACCTATAAAATTTTTAAGCATGCTGAATTGGTTGAGTTTTTAAAGAACAAAGATCAATTATCAGGCGCAGGTATGATTATCACTGAATTGGGTGACAAATTTATGCTTATCAAATGGGAACGTTTTAAAGATTAATCTATATAACTTAACATAAATATATATAACAATTTTTTTCAATTGTGATTTTTTAGAATTTGGTCAAACGAAAATCGATTACTAACCAAATTAATCATTATGAAAAAAATTTTAATCGCTGCTGCATCTTTGTTATCAGCAATCTCCTTTGGTCAAGGATCTCCTGACTATGGTGGTGGTTTAAAATTAAACCTTAATCCAGAAGGGAATAAGTACATCCGATTTATTGCTTGGAATCAAGTTTGGATGCGCTCCTCACAAATGAATCCAGGAACAATGATTGGCGATGCTTCAGCATCTGCACAAGAAGATATTGGATTACGAAGACTTAGAATTTTAGCTTATGCTCAAATATCGCCGCGTTACATGATTGTAACACATTTCGGTATCAACAATCAAACTTTTACAAATGGTGGTGCTGCAGGTACTGCTGGGACTGGTGGTTACGGTGCAGGAAAAAAACCAGGTTTGTTTTTTCATGATGCATGGAATGAATATGCAGTAGTTTTGCCAAAAGAAGGTAAACCTTTTAGTTTATCAATAGGAGGTGGGCTACATTACTATATGGGATTGTCTAGAATGACTATGGCTTCAACTTTAAATTTTTTAACAATTGATGCACCTATTTTCAACTGGCCTTTAATTGATAATTCAGATCAATTTGCTCGTCAGGTTGGTATTTTTGCCAAAGGAAAATACAATAAATTAGAGTACCGATTCAGCTTAAACAAACCTTTTGCTACTTCTATAGCACCTACTAATGTAACTGATGCATCTGCGGCTGTAGCTGTTGATAACAATGGAAATGCAAGATGGTCAAAAGCTGGATATGTTGAATATCAATTCTTAGACAAAGAAGCAAACCTTTTGCCTTTTAAAGTGGGGACTTATTTAGGTACAAAAAAAGTTTTTAATATAGGTGCTGGGTTCTACACTGCTCCAAGTTCAACTAAAACTTCTGTGAACGGAGTAGTTGAAAAACATCCTATAAACTTATTTTCTGGAGATATTTTCTTAGACATGCCTTTAGGAGCTAAAGAAAAGAAAATGGCTTTAACTGCTTATAGTGTCTATTATAATTATGATTTTGGACCAAAATATCTTAGAAACATTGGTATTATGAATGAAGGAGTTGTTGATCCAACATTCACAGGGAATAAAGCATTAGCAGGTCCTGGAAATTTACAACCAATGATTGGTACTGGTTCAATTTGGTATACTCAGGCCGGATTTTTATTACCAAATAAAAATGAAAAACCTAAAGTAAGAATTCAACCTTATGTTGCTTATACAAATAAAAATTTTGATGCATTAAAGACTGGAAGTAATCAATTTGATTTAGGAACTAACTTATTCTTAGATGGTCATCATGCTAAATTAACAGCACAATATTCTAATAGACCCATTTATACTGCAGTAGATAATATAGATGGTTATAAAGGAGAATTCTTATTACAATTACAAGTATATTTATAATAACAAAAAACAAACTAAATATATAATTATGAGCGATAACAATAAAAAAGGAATTTGGAAAGTGATTTCTGCTTCCTCTATGGGAACAATGATTGAATGGTATGACTTCTATATTTTTGGAAGTTTAGCAGTAGTTTTATCTACAAAATTTTTCCCTTCAGACAATCCAACAGCAGCATTTTTATCAACATTAGCCACTTTTGCTGCGGGATTCGTAGTTAGACCATTTGGAGCTTTATTTTTTGGAAGATTAGGCGACTTAATTGGTAGAAAATACACCTTTATGGTTACACTATTATTAATGGGTGGTGCCACTTTTGTAATTGGCTGTGTTCCTAGTTATGAAACTATTGGATATGCTGCACCGGTTTTAGTATTAGTATTACGTTTATTACAAGGTTTAGCTTTAGGAGGTGAATATGGTGGTGCTGCCACATACGTAGCTGAACATGCTCCAAAAGGAGAAAAAGGATATTGGACTGCATGGATTCAAACTACAGCAACGGTTGGTTTATTTGTGTCTCTGTTAGTTATTCTTGCAACTAAATCATTATTGTCAAAAGAACAGTTTGATGATTGGGGATGGAGAGTACCTTTCTGGGTTTCAATTTTAATGGTATTTGTTTCAGTACAAATCAGAAAAAACATGCATGAATCGCCAGAATTTGCAAAAGCTAAAGCAGAAGGTAAAACAGCTACCAATCCATTAAAAGAAAGTTTTGGAAATAAATACAACTTAAAATTTGTTTTACTTGCTTTATTTGGAGCAACTATGGGACAAGGAGTAGTTTGGTATACAGGGCAATTCTATGCAATGAATTTCTTAAAAACTGTCCAAATGGTAGATGCTTCACAAGTAGAAACGTTATTAGGAATTGCTTTAGTTTTAGGAACACCTTTCTTCATAGTTTTTGGTTGGTTAAGTGATAAAATTGGTAGAAAAAACATCATGATGGTGGGAATGTTAGTAGCTATTTTATTATACAGACCTATTTATAAAATGATGTACAAAACTACAGATGTTACTCTTAAAACAGAGATTGTTGAAAAAACAAAAATGGTACCATCAATGAAAGAAATTGATGCAACAAAAATTGATTCAATTTACACAACTAACAAAGAATATTCAGACGGAACTTTATTAGAAGAAGTAAAAACAGTACATTTAGAAAACGGAAAAGTTATCTTAGATGAGAAAGGAAAAGAAAAAATTGAAACAAAAATTACAAAAAAAATCAATTCTTCTGATATGGCTTTACTAATTTTCTTAGTATTTGTTCAGGTAATATTTGTAACTATGGTGTATGGTCCAATTGCTGCTTTCTTAGTTGAAATGTTCCCAGTAAAAATTAGATACACGTCAATGTCTTTACCGTATCACGTAGGAAATGGAATTTTTGGTGGTTTATTACCTGCAATTTCAACTTATTTTGTTACAACAGCAAAAGATGCAGGAGATCCAGAGTTTTATTTAGAAGGATTATGGTATCCAATCATTATTGCTGGTATATCATTTATAATTGGTATGATATACATTGATAGAAAAATTAACACATTACACGAATAATAAACTTAAAGATATGAATGCATTAAAAAAATATTTAGGAGTAGTATGGATTTTACTTGCTGTTGCAGTAGCCTACTTTAGTATTGGAATCTTTGGAAGTAAATTAACTTCTGGTAAACAAGACGATCTAGTTTTTGGAATCATTATCTTCTTCATTTTATTGCCATTAGTCGTTACTGGATTAGCAATTTTCGGTTACTATGCAATAACAGATGAATATGAAGATTAAGTAAATAATACTTTTATAACACCTGTAAAGCTCTTGAAATTCAAGAGCTTTATTTTATTTCTATAACTATATTAATTTAGCAAAATGTTTTTTAACATCTAAAATAAATGTTATATTTTTAAGAAATTAATTTTAAAATCAATAGATAATTATTAAAAATGAAAAAAAGACATCAGCAAAAATTAGTAGTGCTTTCATTTATCCTTTTGGTAGGGTTCAATTTGCCTATTATTTTACTGTTTGATCAGTCTTCATTTATTTTCGGAATTCCAGTAATTTATATTTATGTGTTTTCCATCTGGTTTTTTTCAGTTATTCTTTCCTATCTAATTTTGAAAAGATATTATGAATAGTATTACTCTAATAATAGTTTTATTAATTTATTTAGGTTTTCTTTTTTTTGTTGCACATTGGTCAGAGAAAAAAGAAAATGTTAAATGGAGTAATAATCCTTACGTATACTCATTATCTTTAGCAGTTTATTGTACAGCTTGGACTTATTATGGAAGTATTGGAGTAGCTGCAAAATCAGGATTAGAATATTTACCCATTTATCTTGGTCCCATAATTATTATTCCTGCTTGGATAATAATACTTAGAAGAATTATTAGAATTTCTACAGTAAACAAAATTTCAAGTATTGCAGATTTTATTTCTTTGCGATATGGGAATAGTAGATTTTTAGGCGCCTTAGTGACACTTGTTTGCTTAATTGCAATCTTACCTTATATAGCACTACAATTAAAAGCAATTTCGGAATCATTTCATATAGTATCTGAAACAGAATCGAGTTTTAACATATTTGATGACACTACTACCTATGTTTCGATAGCATTAGCCATGTTTGCTTCTTATTACGGTTCAAAATATGTAGACGCCTCTGAAAAAAGAAGAGGTATTGTTACAGCAGTTGCAGTAGAAAGTATTTTAAAGTTAGTATTTTTTATTTTTATTGGTATATATGTAACATTTTTTGTTTTTGATGGCTTTGAAGACATTTATAGTAAAGCATCGAAACTTCCTTTTTTTAAAGAAAGAAACCAAATTGGTGGATTAAGTCAAGGTATAAATTGGTTTTTCTTAATTTTAATGTCGCTTTTTGCTGTTTTTTTGTTACCAAGACAATTTCAAGTTTCTGTAGTTGAAAACAATAGAGAGAGACATTTAAAAACTGCAATTTGGTTGTTCCCTTTATACCTATTGCTATTTAATATTTTCGTATTTCCAATAGCTTGGGGAGGTAATATTTTATTTGAAGGTCAATCTGTTAATGCTGATTCTTATTCCTTATTAATTCCACAGTTATTTAATAATAAATTTTTAACAATTATTGTTTTTTTGGGTGGATTTTCAGCAGCAATCTCAATGATTATTGTTGCTTGTATAAGTTTATCTACCATGTTGAGTAATAACTTATTAATTCCTTATACTTTTCTTGGAAAATTAAGTAATGAAGTGCAAGTAATTAATAATAAACAAATTATAAAAATTAGAAGAATTGGAATTTTTACTTTAATTGTACTTTCTTATCTAATTTACCGCTATTTTGCTCTGAATTATAATTTAGTTTCAATCGGATTAGTCTCTTTTGCAATAATAGCGCAATTAGCGCCTTCATTTTTTGGTGCTTTATTTTGGAGAAGAGGTTCAAAACAAGGAGCTACATGGGGTTTAATTGTAGGAGTAATTATTTGTTGTTACACGCTGCTTATTCCGTATGCCATAGGAATTTCAAGTACTGAAACAAATTTTATTAACAATGGTTTGTTCAATATTTCAATTTTAAAACCTTTTCAATTATTTGGCCTTGACTACCTACAACCTGTTCCGCACGCCTTTTTTTGGAGTTTATTATTCAATTGTATCATTTATTTTGGTGTATCTGTAAGTTTTAAAGGAAATTATCGAGAAAGAAATTATGCTGAAATGTACATTGATATTGATAAATATAGTAACAATCATGAAAATGCATTTGTATGGAAAGGAACAGCTTATACTAGTGATATAGAAAAAGTTTTAATTAAATTTTTGGGTGAAGTAAGAACAAAAAGAGCATTAACAATTTTTAATTTAAAATATAAAGTAGATACTGATTCTGAACTTGCTGATGCTAGATTAATAAAATTTGCTGAAAATTTATTAACGGGACATATTGGTACGGCATCAGCAAAAATTTTGATTTCTAGTGTTGTTAAAGAAGAGAAAGTTACACTTGCAGAGGTCTTAAAAATTCTAGAAGAATCTAATGAAAATATCATTATAAATAAAAAGTTAACGGAAACTTCAAATGAATTAAAAAAGATCACAACTCAACTACAGCAAGCAAATGAAACTTTGGTATTAAAAGACAAGCAAAAAGATGAGTTTTTAGATACGGTAACACATGAATTAAGGACTCCAATTACAGCAATTAGAGCTGCGAGCGAAATTTTATTCGATGACGACGAGATTCCTGATGAAATGAAAAAACAATTTTTACAAAATATTATTTCAGAATCAGACCGGTTGAATCGCTTAATTGACAAAATATTGGATTTAGAAAAATTTGAAACTGGAAAACAAAAAATCCATCCCGCTAAATATAATTTAATTGAAACTATAGACAAAACAATAGAGCCTCTTCAACAATTAATGAAAAACAAAAATGTGACTTTATTTCTAGAAAATAACAGGCCCGTTTATGCCTATTACGATGAAGAAAGAATTATACAAGTAATTACAAATTTAGTTTCAAATGCAATAAAATTTTGTCCTGAATTAGAAGGTTTAATCACTATACAAATTAAAGAGAAAGAAGGTTATATTCAAACTTCAATTCAAGATAACGGAAAAGGAATTCACCCTAATGATTTCGAAGTTATTTTTGATAAATTTTATCAATCTAGTAATCAAAATATAAAAAAACCAATCGGAAGTGGTTTAGGTTTAGCCATTTGTAAACAAATCATAGAACATCATAAAGGAAAAATTTGGGCTGAAAATAGTAAAAACGGAGGCGCTTGTTTTTATTTTACACTCCCAATTAATGAATAGTAAGAACCATGAATATGAAGAAAATTTTAATAGTTGACGACGAACCCAATATCATCATGTCTTTAGAATATACTTTCAAGAAAAGTAATTTTCAAGTTTTTATTGCACGTGATGGACAAGAAGCATTGGATATTTTAGAATCTGAAATCCCAGATGCTATCATTCTTGATGTAATGATGCCTAATGTAGACGGATATGCTACAATTACTGAAATTAAAAAAAATGAAAAATTAAATCACTGTAAAATAGTTTTCCTTTCAGCAAAAAATAAAGAAAGTGATATCGAGAAAGGAATAAATTTAGGTGCCAATGCCTATATGACAAAACCATTTTCTATTAAAAAATTAGTAGAAAAAATAAATGAACTTTTAGAAGAAATTTAACAATATAATATAACTATTAAAAACACTATGAATTATAATGAAATATACACCGAAAGTATTGAAAATCCTCAAGCTTTTTGGGAACAGCAAGCTCAACAAATAGAATGGTTTTCTAAACCCAGTATAATTTTATCTAAAGACAAAAATGATTATCCATTATGGTTTGAAGATGGTGAGTTAAACGCCTGCTATTTAGCTATTGATAAACATATACAAGATGGTTTTGGCGATAATATAGCCCTAATCTATGATTCCCCTGTAACACAGACAATAAGAAAATTTACATTTAGTGAAGTAAAATCAGAAGTTGCAAAATTAGCAGGTGGGTTACAATCATTAGGGTTGCAAAAAGGGGATACAACCGTTATTTATATGCCCATGATTCCTCAAGCTTTATTTGCCATGTTAGCTTGTGCTCGAATTGGAGTTACGCATTCCGTGGTTTTTGGTGGTTTTGCACCACATGAGTTAGCCATCAGAATTGATGATTGTAAACCTAAAGTAATTTTAACAGCATCATCGGGTATAGAAGTTGAACGTTTAATTGCTTATAAACCTTTAGTAGATGAAGCAATTGAATTAGCAGAACATAAACCACAGAATGTTGTTATATTAAATAGAAAATTAGGAGCTAAGATACCATTTAAAAAATACGATATTGATTATGACGCTTTAGTATACGGTTCGGAAGAAATACCTTGTGTACCCGTAAATGCTACTCATCCATTATATGTTTTATACACTTCTGGAACAACGGGTAAACCAAAAGGAATTGTTAGAGATACAGGTGGTTATGTAACGGCATTAAAGTTTTCAATGACGCATATTTATGGTGTTAAACCCGATGAAGTTTTCTGGGCAGCTTCTGATGTTGGTTGGGTAGTTGGACATAGTTTTATTACGTATGGACCATTAATTAATAGAAATGCAACCATCGTGTTTGAAGGTAAACCAATAAAAACGCCAGATGCCTCTACATTTTGGAGAATTATTTCAGAACATAAAGTAAGCACCATGTTTACTGCACCAACTG is a window of Flavobacterium indicum GPTSA100-9 = DSM 17447 DNA encoding:
- a CDS encoding nucleoside phosphorylase, which codes for MIQSSELILNPDGSVYHINLKPEQIAKDIIFVGDQNRVEKITKHFDSIEFNTQKREFKTQTGTYKGKRITVMSTGIGPDNIDIVMNELDALVNIDLNTRTVKDELTSLNIVRVGTSGSLQADIPVDSMVMSAYGLGLDNMLRSYLIDSISEKEMEEAFIAQTNWDLKKGRPYVIAGSDALIKKFESNQIFKGFTGTAGGFYGPQGRVLRLNIQDPELNTKMDAFNFNGTRMTNLEMETGAIYGLGKLLGHQCLSLNAIIANRANGTFSEDPYKTVDQLIEYTLMKLVE
- a CDS encoding translation initiation factor, which translates into the protein MDLQEQLKKLFPDHIPSKEPETSEEMVHELYIQKEPMICKYEKRNGKPTTIISGYEGEPEDFKLLAKEIKTKFAVGGGIKDGEIVLQGDYREKIMQFLKDKGFKTKRVGG
- a CDS encoding isopenicillin N synthase family dioxygenase — its product is MQKIPSVDLRDFLSDDPVRKQKFVNEIGKAYSEIGFVALKGHFLDDKLVENLYAEVRNFFNLPLEVKSKYEIPGIGGQRGYVSFGKEHAKGRSAGDLKEFWHFGQYVSEGSKWAGEYPDNVEVKELPNFNSVGKEAYQMLEKTGVYVLRALALYIGLDEFYFDNFIKDGNSILRPIHYPPITDEPKDGAVRAAAHGDINLITLLMGAQGKGLQVQNHDGEWIDAMAEPDELMINVGDMLSRHTNNKLKSTIHQVVNPPRELWGTSRFSIPFFMHPVSDMSLNCLPECIDENNPKLYEDITAGEFLTERLIELGLIKK
- a CDS encoding alpha-ketoacid dehydrogenase subunit alpha/beta; translated protein: MIFERQNLSNEELISLYKKLTKPRLIEEKMLILLRQGKVSKWFSGIGQEAISVGITAALDKDEYILPMHRNLGVFTTREIPLHRLFSQWQGKKSGFTKGRDRSFHFGTQEFNIIGMISHLGPQMGVADGIALANKLKKNGKVTAVFTGEGATSEGDFHEALNVASVWDLPVLFVIENNGYGLSTPTNEQYKCENLADRGVGYGMESHIIDGNNILEVYTKIKALKASMIENPRPVLLEFKTFRMRGHEEASGTKYVPQELMDVWAEKDPIENFRNYLKLTAVLSEALDEEIRAEIKKEIDENWAITQAEPELVANLDEELNDVYRPYEFESFNHSEETENIRVIDAISSALSQSMERHENLVIMGQDIAEYGGAFKITEGFVDKFGKERVRNTPICESVIVSAANGLSINGHKAVVEMQFADFVSSGFNPIVNLLAKQHYRWGENSDVVVRMPCGGGTQAGPFHSQTNEAWFTKTPGLKVVYPAFPYDAKGLLNTAINDPNPVMYFEHKQLYRSVYQEVPKDYYTIPFGKAAVLNEGNEVTIISFGAGVHWALETLKNNPEISADLIDLRSLQPLDWETIYASVKKTNRVIILQEDTLFGGIASDISSMIMENCFEYLDAPVKRVGSIESAIPFMKALEDQYLPKGRFEKELKELLAY
- a CDS encoding archaemetzincin; this translates as MKSNFYFTFILILLSCTSKNESVKTTLKKRIVGIQPYENISIAETKKIAQALDSFYGCKSIVLPPIKHDKKSFISIKSPRYRADSIIRFQNRTIPSHVDYIVGVTNSDISTTKHDTKGNIEKPTWKYSDFGVMGLAYRPGNSAIISTFRLKHKNKKLAFTRFKKVTIHEFGHNLGLPHCPNKKCVMTAAAEKISTIDNENLALCKSCKNKIN
- a CDS encoding IS1/IS1595 family N-terminal zinc-binding domain-containing protein, whose amino-acid sequence is MDVLSCPKCQNTTVVKSGIIKDRQRYLCKKCNYYFTVNKLGKKIDDYYVTKALQLYLEGLSYREIERIIGVSHVSISNWVKEFKIKKPPHPNYHPTYKIFKHAELVEFLKNKDQLSGAGMIITELGDKFMLIKWERFKD
- a CDS encoding MFS transporter, translated to MSDNNKKGIWKVISASSMGTMIEWYDFYIFGSLAVVLSTKFFPSDNPTAAFLSTLATFAAGFVVRPFGALFFGRLGDLIGRKYTFMVTLLLMGGATFVIGCVPSYETIGYAAPVLVLVLRLLQGLALGGEYGGAATYVAEHAPKGEKGYWTAWIQTTATVGLFVSLLVILATKSLLSKEQFDDWGWRVPFWVSILMVFVSVQIRKNMHESPEFAKAKAEGKTATNPLKESFGNKYNLKFVLLALFGATMGQGVVWYTGQFYAMNFLKTVQMVDASQVETLLGIALVLGTPFFIVFGWLSDKIGRKNIMMVGMLVAILLYRPIYKMMYKTTDVTLKTEIVEKTKMVPSMKEIDATKIDSIYTTNKEYSDGTLLEEVKTVHLENGKVILDEKGKEKIETKITKKINSSDMALLIFLVFVQVIFVTMVYGPIAAFLVEMFPVKIRYTSMSLPYHVGNGIFGGLLPAISTYFVTTAKDAGDPEFYLEGLWYPIIIAGISFIIGMIYIDRKINTLHE